In one window of Gossypium hirsutum isolate 1008001.06 chromosome A01, Gossypium_hirsutum_v2.1, whole genome shotgun sequence DNA:
- the LOC107916628 gene encoding uncharacterized protein has translation MFQVPMPAVQNDSNFLGDFISTLKASEGCILQLVFGNSYHPCSTAKKATLLTVTYGKNPGRCLNTWLLSSSPFRHRGHKLSEATFLSLKFFRVGIKFHKRRYIVMATFDRRCKFHNFL, from the exons ATGTTTCAAGTTCCCATGCCAGCCGTTCAAAACGATAGCAATTTCCTAGGAGATTTCATTTCCACGCTGAAGGCAAGTGAAGGCTGCATCCTCCAG TTGGTTTTTGGCAATTCATATCACCCATGCAGCACAGCAAAAAAGGCGACACTATTGACTGTTACCTATGGTAAAAACCCAG GGCGCTGTCTAAACACATGGTTGCTATCTTCTTCTCCATTTCGACACCGGGGGCATAAGCTATCTGAAGCCACTTTTCTTAGTCTTAAATTCTTTAGGGTAGGGATAAAATTCCATAAAAGACGCTATATAGTGATGGCAACTTTTGATAGGAGGTGTAAATTCCATAATTTCCTATAG
- the LOC107917530 gene encoding RING finger protein 150: MFASSTLSYHSIMGVDKLEKCYFSLLSMLSSLQWAWNLFLRFSLFPYQIPAPIGRDDFKLGCRSYSCKQDVGGDEEEEVECAICLCKIDEDDEIPELRCDHLFHKVCLDRWAGYRRSTCPICRTSLTPRQLISGMEVIHFKYCSLDDTSHRETWWLR, from the coding sequence ATGTTTGCTTCGTCAACACTCTCCTATCATTCAATCATGGGGGTTGACAAGCTAGAGAAGTGCTACTTTTCTCTCCTTTCAATGCTTTCGTCATTGCAATGGGCCTGGAATTTGTTTCTTCGTTTCTCCTTGTTCCCTTATCAAATACCTGCACCAATTGGCCGCGATGATTTCAAGCTAGGGTGCCGGAGTTACAGCTGCAAGCAAGACGTGGGTggggatgaagaagaagaagttgaATGTGCTATATGTTTATGTAAGATCGATGAAGACGACGAGATTCCAGAGTTGAGATGTGACCACCTTTTCCATAAAGTTTGCTTGGATAGATGGGCCGGATACCGGCGTTCCACCTGCCCTATCTGTCGCACTTCTTTAACCCCTCGCCAACTAATTTCCGGCATGGAAGTCATTCATTTCAAATACTGTTCTTTGGATGATACTAGTCACCGGGAAACCTGGTGGCTGCGTTAG
- the LOC107917015 gene encoding E3 ubiquitin-protein ligase RNF149, with protein MFASSTVAFDHSILAIDKIEKCYSSLVSIVTVVQWSWNILLRFSLFPYQIPTPIGGDDFKLGSRNHCSKRDVGEDDEEVECAICLCKIDEDDEIPELRCDHLFHKVCLDRWVGHRRTTCPVCRRSLTPRQLVSGMEVILFKYRSFDDTSHRETWWLR; from the coding sequence ATGTTTGCTTCGTCGACAGTCGCCTTCGACCATTCAATCCTGGCGATTGACAAGATAGAGAAGTGTTACTCTTCCCTTGTTTCAATCGTTACGGTTGTGCAATGGTCGTGGAATATCTTGCTTCGTTTCTCCTTGTTCCCTTATCAAATCCCTACACCCATTGGGGGCGATGATTTCAAGCTAGGGAGCCGGAATCACTGCAGCAAGCGAGACGTGGGTGAGGATGATGAAGAAGTTGAATGTGCTATATGTTTATGTAAGATCGATGAAGACGATGAGATTCCCGAGTTGAGATGTGACCATCTTTTCCATAAAGTTTGCTTGGATAGATGGGTAGGACATCGGCGTACCACATGCCCTGTCTGCCGCAGATCTTTAACTCCTCGGCAACTAGTGTCCGGCATGGAAGTTATTCTTTTCAAATATCGTTCTTTTGATGATACCAGCCACCGGGAAACCTGGTGGCTGCGTTAG